GTGGCGAAAAACTGATGCTGGTGGGAGATCCGCAGCAGTTAAAGCCTGTGATCTTATTAGATGAGCTTACTAACCGCAGGCTGCGCAGAAAATACCATGTCGCAGATGAATATGATTACCGCGAAAATTCTATTTATAAGACTTATCTTGCCTGTGATGCGGTCAGTGATGAGATTTTGCTGCGCAATCATTACCGTTGTAATGAAAAAATTATCGACTTTAACAATAAAAAATATTATAACTCAAAGCTGCAGGTGCATTCTGACAGCAGGGAAAAACAGCCGCTTGTCTATGTAAATGTGGCTGGAGGTCAAAGTGACATCAAAAATACCTCACCCGCAGAAGTGGAAGAGATTATGCATTATGCAGCGGAAAATCAGGATAAAAGCATTGCTGTCATTACACCGTTTGTAAATCAGAGGATGTTGATTGAGCAGGGGATCAGAGAAAATGGATTTGAACATGTTGTGTGTGGGACGGTACATGCGTTTCAGGGAGATGAGAAGGACGTAGTGCTGTTTTCTACAGCACTCAGTGACCGGACCGGGAAAGGCACTTATGACTGGCTTAAAAATAATAAAGAGCTGATCAATGTCGCAACTTCGCGGGCGAAAGACAAGCTGATCCTTTTAGCAGACGAAAAGGAATTAGAACGTCTTCATCAGGGAAATGAGGATGATGACCTATACGAGCTGGTGCAATATGTGAAAACGAACGGTGAATCAAAGATCACGGAAAAACATGTCAGTTCGAGGGCACTTGGAATACAGCCGTTTTCCACAGAGACAGAAACTGCATTTTTAAAGAATCTGACACATGCGCTGGAAAATATCTGGCTCACCAGAAACAGATACACGATTCACAAAGAGGTCGCCATATCACAGGTGTTTAAGGAAAATGTCACTTACGATAACCTGTTTTATATGGGAAGATTTGATTTTGTTGTCTACGAAAAAAGAGGAAAACAGGAGATGCCTGTTTTTGCGATCGAACTTGACGGCAAGGAGCATTTTGAGGATGAGGTGGTGCGGGAGAGGGACAGACAGAAAAATGAAATCTGCAAAGCACACCATATGCAGATCATCCGCGTGGAAAATTCCTATGCGAGACGTTATCACTATATCAAAGAGATATTAAACGAATATTTTGCGAAGGCGAGATAAAAGTTTCCAAACATCCGGAAAAAAGTGGTATGATGTCTTTAGAAATCATCCAGCACAAAGGAGAAAATGAAACAATATGGAGAAAAAGAGCCGGGAATTGTTAGCACCGCATGTAGAAGAAGAATTGATGGACTATATTTTACATACGCCGGTAAAAATAGGTGAGAAGCTGCCAAATGAATTTGAGCTGGCAGAACTGTTTGGTGTTGGGCGGAGTACGGTACGTGAAACTGTAAAAAGCCTGGTTTCCAAAGGAGTGCTTGAAGTCCGCCGGGGGTCCGGAACCTATGTGATCGGGACAAACCGATTAGAGGATGATCCGCTTGGGCTTTCAAAGTTTACGGATAAATTTGAACTGGCGCTTGACCTTTGCAATGTGCGTCTGATGTTAGAGCCGGAGATTGCAATGTTAGCAAGCGAAAATGCCACGGACAAGGAAAAAGCAGAGTTAAAACGTCTGTGTGATGAGGTGGAAACACTTTATCTTGCAGGAGAGAACCACCTTCAGAAGGATGTGGAATTTCATACCTGCATTGCGCGCTGCAGCAAAAATAAAGTGATCGAAAAACTTGTGCCGATCATCCAGTCAGCGGTCATTACATTCGTGAATCTGACACACCGCCAGTTAAAAGAGGAGACGATCGATACGCACCGTGCGATCACGGATGCAATTTTAAGAGGGGACAGTGCAGGGGCAAAATATGCTATGATCATGCACCTTAATTATAATCGTCAGATGATTTTGAAAAAACAGGAAGAGGCGTTGAAAAAAGAGAATTAGATGCAAAGACGTCCTATGATCATCCACCAGGTGCTGATAATATAAGGCAATATCGGAAAAATACACAAAAAACAAGGCTGTTTTTAAGAGAAAAGCCTTGTTTTTTTGTCTAAAAAAGAGGTTTTAAAGAACTAGACATCAGATGTATTGACAAAAAATGCCCTGTAAAATAGAATAAACACAACGAAACATCAGACGTCATACGAAAGCTGATAAGGAGGTATATCATGGGTAACGTCGCAGAATTAGATACCACAAGACTGGTTATCGCAGCAATTATCGGACTGGCATTGTTGTTAGTTCTGATTATCAAATTTAAGGTTCATGCCATGCTTTCCATTTTAATCGGTGCGATTGCAATCGGACTGATCGCAGGAATGCCATTTGAAGAGATCGTAACAGCGGTCGATGATGGTATAGGAAACACGCTAAAAGGAATCGCTCTTTTGGTAGGACTAGGTTCCATGTTTGGTGCGATATTGGAAGCATCGGGTGGAGCACAGACGCTGGCAGTTACAATGGTAAAGAAATTTGGAGATGAGAAGGCTGCATGGGCGCTTGGAATCACCGGTCTTGTTATTTCCATCCCGGTATTTTTTGATGCAGGACTTATCATTTTAATTCCGCTGGCATTTTCTCTTGCCAAAAGAACAAAGAAATCATCCCTGTTTTATGCAATCCCGCTTTTAGCAGGACTTGCCGTGGGACATGCATTCATTCCGCCGACACCGGGACCGGTTTTAGTTGCTACCATGTTAAACGTGGAACTTGGCTGGGTTATTTTAGTCGGTGTATGCTGTGGATTTTTTGCGATGATCGTTGCAGGTCCGGTCTGGGGAGCAATCTGTGGGAAGAAATTTTATGTTCCGGTTCCGGAGCAGATCGCAAATCAGGAAGATATTGATGAATCCAAACTTCCGAGTTTTGCATCCGTTGTTACCATTATCATGATTCCTCTGGTACTTATCATATTAAAATCCGTTGCAGGAGTGGTACCGGCATTAGCAGGTGTACAGCCGCTGTTTAACTTTTTAGGACAGCCGTTTGCAGCACTCCTGATTGCAACATTAGCAGCAATGTTTATCCTTGGAACCAGACATGGTTATTCTATGGCAGAATTAGAGAAGATCCTCACAAAATCATTAGAGCCGACAGGACTGATCCTTCTTGTGACAGCATGCGGCGGTGTGCTTCGTTACATTTTACAGTATTCCGGTTTAGGTGAGATCATTGGTAATGCAGTCGCATCCGTAAATCTGCCGATCGTTGTTGTAGCATTTTTAGTTGCAGCACTTGTCAGAATCTGTGTAGGTTCTGCAACCGTAGCAATGACCATGGCAGCAGGAATCGTAGCAGCAATGCCAGAGATTGCATCCTTATCACCGATGTATCTTGCATGTGTGGTTGCAGCCGTTGCTGGTGGTGCGACAGTCTGCTCACACTTTAATGATTCCGGATTCTGGCTGGTAAGATCATTGATCGGACTTGATGAGAAAACTACTTTAAAAACATGGACAATCATGGAGACATTAGTTGGTGGAACCGGATTTATCGTAGCACTTATTATTTCTTTCTTTGTATAGAAGAAATGTGAAAAATAAACTTAAGATGCGCGAATGTAGCGCAGAAAATAGGGTTAGTGTGAAAAATACATTTTTCACATGTAGAATTTGTGCTTATGCACAAACCTGAGATGCGATGGACGGCAGCGCAGGAATGGAGATTAATATGGAATTAAGAAGTCAGAAAGTAAGAGAACTTGCACCGGAGATGGATCCGCTCCGCATGGGTATGGGATGGAAAGAGGAGGAGCTTTCCAAACCGCAGATCATCATAGAGAGCACTTATGGAAACAGTCATCCGGGTTCAAGTCATTTAAATATTTTTGTGGAAGAAGCAGTAAAAGGTGTTGACGAAAACGGCGGAAAAGCAGCGCGTTATTATGCGACAGATATGTGTGATGGCATGTCACAGGGACATGATGGAATCAATTATTCCTTAGCACACCGAGATGCGATTACCAACCTTGTGGAAGCACAGGCGAACGCAACAACTTTTGACGGCGGAGTGTTTATCGCAAGCTGTGATAAAGCAATGCCGGCGATGCTTATGAGTATCGGTCGTTTAAAAGAAATGAGTGCGATCGTTGTGACCGGCGGAGTTATGGAAGCAACCGTTGTAAAACCGGAATATGTAGAAAATGATCCGGGCTGCAAGATCAATGAGCTTTTAACTTTAGAGCAGATCGGAAAATTCAGCGCACAGTATGAGCGTGGTGAGATTCCGGAAGAACAGCTTCGTTATTACAAGCACAATGCATGTCCGAGCTGTGGCGCATGTTCCTTTATGGGAACTGCTTCAACGATGCAGGTTATGGCGGAGGCACTCGGACTGATGCTTCCGGGAACAGCGCTGATGCCGGCGACTGCACCGGAGTTAAAGCAGGCTGCTTATGATGCGGGAAAACAGTTGATGAAATTAGTCGAGATGGGCATTGCTGCAAAAGATATCGTTACGATGGAAAGCCTTGAGAATGCGATCATGGTACATGCAGCGATTTCAGGTTCTACCAATGCGGTTATGCACATTCCGGCAATCGCTCACGAATTTGGTTTTGAGATTGATGCAGATACATTTGACAGAATGCACCGCGGTGCGCATTATCTGTTGAACATCCGCCCGGCAGGAGACTGGCCGGCACAGTATTTTTACTATGCAGGCGGTGTGCCAAGAGTTATGGAAGAGATCAAGAGCATGCTGCATCTTGATGTGATGACAGTGACCGGAAAGACACTTGGCGAAAACTTAGAAGAGTTAAAGAAAAACGGTTTTTACGAACACTGTGATGCAATTTTAAAAGAAAAATCAGCACTGATCGGAAAAGAAATCAAACGTACCGATATCATCGCAGACTTT
The Roseburia rectibacter DNA segment above includes these coding regions:
- a CDS encoding FadR/GntR family transcriptional regulator: MEKKSRELLAPHVEEELMDYILHTPVKIGEKLPNEFELAELFGVGRSTVRETVKSLVSKGVLEVRRGSGTYVIGTNRLEDDPLGLSKFTDKFELALDLCNVRLMLEPEIAMLASENATDKEKAELKRLCDEVETLYLAGENHLQKDVEFHTCIARCSKNKVIEKLVPIIQSAVITFVNLTHRQLKEETIDTHRAITDAILRGDSAGAKYAMIMHLNYNRQMILKKQEEALKKEN
- a CDS encoding GntP family permease; the protein is MGNVAELDTTRLVIAAIIGLALLLVLIIKFKVHAMLSILIGAIAIGLIAGMPFEEIVTAVDDGIGNTLKGIALLVGLGSMFGAILEASGGAQTLAVTMVKKFGDEKAAWALGITGLVISIPVFFDAGLIILIPLAFSLAKRTKKSSLFYAIPLLAGLAVGHAFIPPTPGPVLVATMLNVELGWVILVGVCCGFFAMIVAGPVWGAICGKKFYVPVPEQIANQEDIDESKLPSFASVVTIIMIPLVLIILKSVAGVVPALAGVQPLFNFLGQPFAALLIATLAAMFILGTRHGYSMAELEKILTKSLEPTGLILLVTACGGVLRYILQYSGLGEIIGNAVASVNLPIVVVAFLVAALVRICVGSATVAMTMAAGIVAAMPEIASLSPMYLACVVAAVAGGATVCSHFNDSGFWLVRSLIGLDEKTTLKTWTIMETLVGGTGFIVALIISFFV
- the ilvD gene encoding dihydroxy-acid dehydratase, with amino-acid sequence MELRSQKVRELAPEMDPLRMGMGWKEEELSKPQIIIESTYGNSHPGSSHLNIFVEEAVKGVDENGGKAARYYATDMCDGMSQGHDGINYSLAHRDAITNLVEAQANATTFDGGVFIASCDKAMPAMLMSIGRLKEMSAIVVTGGVMEATVVKPEYVENDPGCKINELLTLEQIGKFSAQYERGEIPEEQLRYYKHNACPSCGACSFMGTASTMQVMAEALGLMLPGTALMPATAPELKQAAYDAGKQLMKLVEMGIAAKDIVTMESLENAIMVHAAISGSTNAVMHIPAIAHEFGFEIDADTFDRMHRGAHYLLNIRPAGDWPAQYFYYAGGVPRVMEEIKSMLHLDVMTVTGKTLGENLEELKKNGFYEHCDAILKEKSALIGKEIKRTDIIADFDHAIGTDGSIAILRGNLAPEGAVIKHTACPKEMFHARLNAKPYDSEEEAIDAILKGKVVPGDAVFIRYEGPRGSGMPEMFYTGEAICSDPKLAASVALITDGRFSGASRGPVVGHVSPEAAAGGPIAFVEEGDLIELDVANRRLAIVGVKGEEKTEEEIAQILEERKKNWKGFTSKYKRGLLKLYAQHATSAMKGAYMD